The Stappia sp. genome window below encodes:
- the mtgA gene encoding monofunctional biosynthetic peptidoglycan transglycosylase translates to MSPARGPDGGTPGEGKPRRFGLRRWLRRWVWRLALLLLLLPPVLTLVYAVVPPVSTLMLGRIAQGLWVDRDYVPIEAISPHLIRSVVASEDARFCAHAGIDWAALEGQLEALGEGERVRGASTITMQVAKNLYLWGERSYVRKALELPLALMLDAMLTKTRLIEIYLNIAEWGEGVFGAEAAAQAWFGKPAAELTRTEAARLATALPNPLVRNPARPSAGHVRLARLNRARAAEIDPHLDCLPQTLLAR, encoded by the coding sequence GTGAGCCCGGCGCGCGGGCCGGACGGCGGCACGCCCGGAGAGGGAAAGCCGCGTCGCTTCGGCCTGCGCCGCTGGCTGCGGCGCTGGGTCTGGCGCCTTGCCCTCTTGCTGCTTCTGCTGCCTCCGGTGCTGACGCTGGTCTACGCGGTCGTGCCGCCGGTCAGCACCCTGATGCTGGGACGCATCGCACAGGGGCTCTGGGTCGATCGCGATTACGTGCCGATCGAGGCCATCTCGCCGCATCTCATCCGTTCGGTGGTGGCCTCCGAGGATGCACGCTTCTGCGCCCATGCGGGCATCGACTGGGCGGCGCTCGAAGGGCAGCTTGAGGCGCTGGGCGAGGGCGAGCGCGTGCGCGGGGCTTCCACGATCACCATGCAGGTGGCGAAGAACCTCTATCTGTGGGGTGAGCGCAGCTATGTGCGCAAGGCGCTGGAGCTGCCGCTGGCGCTGATGCTCGACGCCATGCTGACCAAGACGCGGCTCATCGAGATCTATCTCAACATCGCCGAATGGGGCGAAGGGGTTTTTGGCGCGGAGGCCGCCGCGCAGGCGTGGTTCGGCAAGCCGGCGGCGGAGCTCACCCGTACCGAGGCCGCACGGCTCGCGACCGCGCTGCCCAACCCGCTTGTGCGCAATCCGGCGCGGCCGAGCGCCGGACACGTGCGCCTTGCGCGCCTCAACCGGGCCCGCGCGGCGGAGATCGATCCGCATCTGGACTGCCTGCCGCAGACCTTGCTTGCCCGGTAG
- a CDS encoding hydrogen peroxide-inducible genes activator produces the protein MLPTVRQMQYFVALAQHRSFVRAARACHVTQSSLSAAIRQLEAALGAELVDRSGRALALTEAGERVLARAVTILREVEDLAACARSARTPLSGRLRLGVIPSIAPFLLPQALPDLRRAHPELRLVLREELSRVLVRDLREGRLDVLLIALPYDIGDLACEVIGRDRLLAALPEGHVLARPGAIPLARLAREPLLLLEDGHCLRDHVLSAFAGTPPPLESDEIQASSMTTLVQMADNGLGVTLVPEIAVEAGITRGTRLTVFPIADGAAARDLGVVWRRRSAHAADAQALAAALKDHLARRAAPDRTAMATDPHGSGASGIGVPA, from the coding sequence ATGTTACCGACCGTTCGGCAGATGCAGTATTTCGTCGCACTGGCGCAGCATCGCTCCTTCGTGCGCGCGGCGCGTGCCTGCCATGTCACCCAGTCCAGCCTGTCGGCGGCGATCCGGCAGCTGGAAGCCGCGCTCGGCGCCGAACTGGTCGACCGCTCGGGGCGCGCGCTGGCGTTGACCGAGGCCGGGGAGCGCGTGCTTGCGCGCGCGGTCACCATCCTGCGCGAGGTGGAGGATCTGGCGGCTTGCGCCCGCAGCGCGCGCACGCCCCTGTCGGGGCGCCTTCGGCTCGGTGTCATTCCCTCCATCGCGCCGTTCCTGTTGCCGCAGGCCCTGCCCGACCTGCGCCGGGCCCATCCGGAGCTGCGGCTGGTGCTGCGCGAGGAACTGAGCCGGGTGCTTGTCCGCGACCTGCGCGAGGGGCGGCTCGACGTGCTGCTGATCGCGCTGCCCTATGATATCGGCGATCTCGCCTGCGAGGTGATCGGCCGTGACCGTTTGCTGGCCGCGCTGCCCGAGGGCCACGTCCTCGCGCGGCCGGGAGCGATCCCGCTCGCGCGGCTGGCCAGGGAACCCCTGCTGCTGCTGGAAGACGGGCATTGCCTGCGCGATCATGTCCTCAGCGCCTTCGCCGGCACGCCGCCGCCGCTGGAAAGCGACGAGATCCAGGCGTCCTCCATGACGACGCTGGTGCAGATGGCCGACAACGGGCTCGGCGTCACGCTGGTGCCGGAAATCGCCGTCGAGGCGGGGATCACGCGCGGCACGCGGCTGACCGTTTTCCCGATCGCGGACGGTGCGGCGGCGCGCGATCTCGGGGTCGTCTGGCGCCGGCGCTCCGCCCATGCCGCCGATGCACAAGCGCTTGCGGCCGCGCTCAAGGACCATCTCGCCCGCCGCGCCGCCCCCGACCGGACGGCGATGGCCACCGACCCGCACGGCAGCGGCGCGTCCGGCATCGGGGTGCCCGCGTGA
- a CDS encoding peroxiredoxin — protein MIGIGDKLPEFEIVGVKPGFNRHEENGESAFETLTEKSFEGKWKVIFFYPKDFTFVCPTEIAEFARLAPDFEDRDCVVLGGSTDNEFCKLAWRRDHPDLDKLPIWSFADTNGSLVDGLGVRAPEGVAYRYTFIVDNENTIQHVYATNLNVGRNPKDTLRVLDALQTDELCPCNREVGGDTLAA, from the coding sequence ATGATCGGTATTGGCGACAAACTCCCCGAATTCGAGATCGTCGGCGTGAAGCCGGGCTTCAACCGGCACGAGGAAAACGGCGAGAGCGCCTTCGAGACGCTCACCGAAAAGAGCTTCGAGGGCAAGTGGAAGGTCATCTTCTTCTACCCCAAGGACTTCACCTTCGTGTGCCCGACCGAAATCGCCGAGTTCGCCCGCCTCGCGCCGGACTTCGAGGACCGCGACTGCGTGGTGCTCGGCGGCTCGACCGACAACGAGTTCTGCAAGCTGGCCTGGCGCCGCGATCATCCGGATCTCGACAAGCTGCCGATCTGGTCGTTTGCCGACACCAACGGCTCGCTGGTCGACGGTCTCGGCGTGCGTGCGCCGGAGGGCGTGGCCTACCGCTACACCTTCATCGTCGACAACGAGAACACCATCCAGCACGTCTATGCGACCAACCTGAACGTCGGCCGCAACCCGAAGGACACGCTGCGGGTGCTCGACGCGCTGCAGACCGACGAGCTGTGCCCGTGCAACCGCGAGGTCGGCGGCGACACGCTCGCGGCCTGA